In a genomic window of Halococcus hamelinensis 100A6:
- the dnaG gene encoding DNA primase DnaG, producing the protein MEDTDKYLIHADVTAEGVVERNDVVGAIFGQTEGLLGDDLDLRGLQQSSKVGRIDVSINSQNGQSFGRITIASGLDKVETAILGASLETIERIGPCRSTVSVERIEDVRAAKRRTVVERAKSLLGAFEESTMSSAEIIDAVRESARTGDITTYEGLPAGPRVAEGDAVIVVEGRADVLTLLGYGVKNAVAVEGTNVPDAVAELTGHRTTTAFLDGDRGGDLILKELTQVGDVDYVAVAPAGKSVEDLSREEALSALREKVAHDLVVEAGNPREAVAATDGSARPAPPMPEHESTPHPAADEPTVEPAPRAEPAEAPSSEPEPAPTAEPAEPTSTAETDASESDPDPTAGTGERKEVAAETDRESAESAEDEGGDESVADESDEPTTLGGHVEHVIGDETGLARLLDGEFAVLAEVEAGETFDALAEGSAVPATVVLDGELTQRVLDVAAQRGVGQVVARTTGEFVKQPTDVRIRTAGQLSAASSDAESG; encoded by the coding sequence ATGGAGGACACAGACAAATACCTGATTCACGCGGACGTGACCGCCGAGGGGGTGGTCGAACGGAACGACGTCGTCGGCGCGATCTTCGGACAGACCGAGGGACTCCTCGGCGACGACCTCGACCTGCGGGGGCTCCAACAGTCCTCGAAGGTCGGCCGGATCGACGTCAGTATCAACTCCCAGAACGGCCAGTCGTTCGGCCGTATCACGATCGCGAGCGGGCTCGACAAGGTCGAGACCGCGATCCTCGGTGCGTCGCTCGAAACGATCGAACGCATCGGGCCGTGTCGTTCGACGGTCTCGGTCGAACGGATCGAGGACGTCCGGGCCGCGAAGCGTCGGACGGTGGTCGAGCGGGCGAAGTCGCTGCTCGGCGCGTTCGAGGAGAGTACGATGAGTTCGGCCGAGATCATCGACGCGGTTCGCGAGAGCGCCCGCACCGGCGATATCACGACCTACGAGGGGCTCCCCGCCGGGCCGCGGGTCGCCGAGGGCGATGCGGTCATCGTCGTCGAGGGCCGTGCCGACGTCCTCACCCTGCTCGGCTACGGCGTCAAGAACGCCGTGGCGGTCGAGGGCACCAACGTCCCCGACGCCGTGGCCGAACTCACCGGCCATCGAACGACGACCGCGTTCCTCGACGGCGACCGCGGCGGCGACCTGATCCTGAAGGAGTTGACCCAGGTCGGCGACGTCGACTACGTCGCGGTCGCGCCCGCCGGCAAGAGCGTCGAGGACCTCTCGCGCGAGGAGGCGTTGTCGGCGCTGCGCGAGAAGGTCGCCCACGACCTCGTGGTCGAGGCGGGGAACCCCCGCGAGGCGGTCGCCGCGACCGACGGGAGCGCCCGACCCGCGCCGCCGATGCCCGAGCACGAATCGACCCCCCACCCCGCGGCCGACGAACCGACCGTCGAGCCCGCGCCGCGCGCCGAACCCGCCGAAGCGCCGTCCTCGGAGCCCGAGCCAGCCCCGACCGCCGAACCGGCCGAACCGACCTCGACCGCTGAAACGGACGCGTCGGAGTCGGATCCGGACCCGACTGCGGGCACGGGAGAGAGGAAGGAGGTGGCCGCCGAGACCGACCGGGAATCGGCCGAGAGCGCCGAGGACGAGGGTGGAGACGAATCGGTGGCCGACGAGTCCGACGAACCGACCACGCTCGGCGGCCACGTCGAGCACGTCATCGGCGACGAGACCGGGCTCGCTCGCCTGCTGGACGGCGAGTTCGCGGTGCTCGCGGAGGTCGAGGCGGGCGAGACGTTCGACGCGCTCGCCGAGGGGTCGGCGGTTCCCGCGACCGTCGTCCTCGACGGCGAACTCACCCAACGCGTACTCGACGTGGCGGCCCAGCGCGGGGTCGGGCAGGTCGTCGCCCGCACGACGGGCGAGTTCGTCAAACAGCCCACCGACGTCCGGATCAGGACCGCGGGTCAGCTCTCGGCGGCGTCGTCCGACGCCGAATCGGGTTGA
- a CDS encoding GNAT family N-acetyltransferase yields the protein MTHVRPATLADRPALRAIQAASLDSPQPSLLDAGLRGAATVLVAGREPTGYALAVGRRPTDLVELAVAPDHRNAGRGSALLESLLARGGAFRLTVRADDERARRFYERHGFRLEKSLPGYYDDGDGLRLVRQPDSASDDAAES from the coding sequence GTGACCCACGTCCGACCCGCCACGCTCGCCGACCGCCCCGCGCTCCGCGCCATTCAGGCGGCGTCGCTCGACTCACCCCAACCCTCGCTCCTCGATGCCGGGCTCCGCGGTGCGGCCACCGTGCTCGTCGCCGGCCGGGAGCCGACGGGCTACGCGCTCGCGGTCGGTCGTCGTCCCACCGACCTCGTGGAACTCGCGGTCGCGCCCGACCACCGGAACGCGGGCCGTGGCTCGGCGCTCCTCGAATCCCTCCTCGCCCGCGGGGGCGCGTTTCGACTCACCGTCCGGGCGGACGACGAACGCGCTCGGCGCTTCTACGAACGGCACGGGTTTCGGCTCGAAAAATCACTTCCCGGCTACTACGACGACGGCGACGGGCTTCGCCTCGTCCGTCAACCCGATTCGGCGTCGGACGACGCCGCCGAGAGCTGA
- a CDS encoding DUF92 domain-containing protein yields MNRRVRRAGGFAVVGALALAAPALGPASAAPFVVVAGLAAFVVDDGPVFEVFARPGEHEEHTLYGLVGFSLAAAGLGLLVALFDLPLSVFLVSVLVLSAGDLAEAVAEGYRSAAFATTAFVVVGAAAGLAGQLLVGLATPDLASRPAFVAFLAASAALVAALVRTALSPRDDALVLFSAGLTVWLLTALPIDPSPAKVLAAVVVSAGFGGLAYALGVASVSGMLTGVLAALVMVVLGGFGWFALLIAFFGVGGLSTRFGYDRKQERGLAEANGGARGSANVLANAAVALAAVVGYAASPLFSMPRAIFLYVFAGSLAAAMADTLSSEVGGLFDTPRLVTTLEPVPPGTDGGVTWQGGLAGVGGAALVAGLAVLALGTSPAGALVICAAGVVGTLVDSLLGALVENHRIDAVVGRLAPDLGERRVGNTAVNFLTTLIAAVVCAALAVVVGLAPL; encoded by the coding sequence GTGAATCGAAGAGTTCGGCGGGCGGGCGGGTTCGCGGTCGTGGGCGCGCTCGCGCTCGCGGCCCCGGCTCTCGGACCCGCGAGCGCCGCGCCGTTCGTCGTCGTCGCGGGGCTCGCGGCGTTCGTCGTCGACGACGGTCCCGTGTTCGAGGTGTTCGCCCGCCCCGGCGAGCACGAGGAGCACACGCTCTACGGGCTGGTTGGCTTCTCGCTCGCCGCCGCCGGGCTCGGCCTGTTGGTCGCGCTGTTCGACCTCCCGCTCTCGGTGTTCCTCGTGAGCGTCCTCGTCCTCTCGGCGGGCGACCTCGCGGAAGCGGTGGCCGAGGGCTATCGCTCGGCGGCGTTCGCCACGACGGCGTTCGTCGTCGTCGGGGCCGCCGCGGGGCTCGCCGGCCAACTTCTCGTCGGCCTCGCGACTCCCGACCTCGCTTCGCGTCCCGCGTTCGTGGCCTTCCTCGCTGCGAGCGCCGCGCTCGTCGCCGCCCTGGTTCGGACGGCGCTCTCCCCGCGCGACGACGCGCTGGTGCTGTTCTCGGCTGGCTTGACGGTCTGGCTTCTCACCGCGCTCCCGATAGATCCCTCGCCGGCGAAGGTCCTCGCCGCGGTCGTGGTCTCGGCGGGCTTCGGCGGGCTGGCCTACGCGCTCGGGGTCGCCTCCGTCTCGGGGATGCTGACGGGTGTGCTCGCGGCGCTCGTGATGGTGGTGCTCGGCGGCTTCGGCTGGTTCGCGCTCCTGATCGCCTTCTTCGGCGTCGGCGGTCTCTCGACCCGGTTCGGCTACGACCGAAAGCAGGAGCGCGGTCTGGCCGAGGCCAACGGCGGCGCGCGCGGGAGCGCCAACGTCCTCGCGAACGCGGCGGTCGCGCTCGCGGCGGTCGTCGGCTACGCCGCGAGCCCGCTGTTCTCGATGCCGCGCGCGATATTCCTCTACGTCTTCGCGGGTTCGCTCGCCGCCGCGATGGCCGACACCCTTTCGAGCGAGGTCGGCGGGCTGTTCGACACCCCACGGCTCGTCACGACGCTCGAACCCGTTCCCCCTGGCACCGACGGCGGCGTGACGTGGCAGGGCGGACTCGCGGGGGTCGGCGGCGCGGCGCTGGTCGCGGGCCTCGCCGTGCTCGCGCTCGGGACCTCGCCCGCGGGCGCGCTCGTCATCTGTGCCGCGGGCGTCGTCGGTACGCTGGTCGACAGCCTCCTCGGTGCGCTCGTCGAGAACCACCGGATCGACGCCGTCGTGGGTCGACTCGCCCCCGACCTCGGCGAGCGCCGCGTCGGCAACACCGCCGTGAACTTCCTCACGACCCTCATCGCCGCGGTCGTGTGTGCGGCGCTCGCGGTCGTCGTCGGCCTCGCCCCGCTGTGA
- a CDS encoding undecaprenyl diphosphate synthase family protein yields MGLYDRYLAARVRRNDAPLPEQVAVVITERDLLEGGAYRTLESFFEWAFEYGAERVLVYVSVLDPGAVPTIRRVIERCEAPRPVAVRGPDDAERADGPIQVSIGLGGKHEFAAAVRDVATEVESGTLAVEEIDGDAIEDRLVFPTDPDLVIKTGAERLSDFMIWQSVYSELYFTDVNWRDFRERDYLRALRDYQNRQRRYGK; encoded by the coding sequence GTGGGACTCTACGACCGGTATCTCGCTGCGCGGGTTCGCCGAAACGACGCGCCGCTCCCCGAGCAGGTGGCGGTCGTCATCACCGAGCGCGACCTGCTGGAGGGCGGCGCGTACCGGACCCTCGAATCCTTCTTCGAGTGGGCGTTCGAGTACGGTGCCGAGCGGGTGCTGGTCTACGTCAGCGTGCTCGACCCCGGTGCGGTGCCGACGATCCGACGGGTGATCGAACGGTGTGAGGCCCCGCGGCCGGTCGCGGTCCGGGGGCCCGACGACGCCGAGCGCGCCGACGGCCCGATCCAGGTCAGCATCGGACTCGGCGGCAAGCACGAGTTCGCGGCGGCGGTCCGGGACGTCGCCACCGAGGTCGAGTCCGGGACGCTCGCGGTCGAGGAGATCGACGGCGACGCCATCGAGGACCGGCTGGTCTTCCCGACCGACCCCGACCTCGTGATCAAGACCGGTGCGGAACGTCTCTCGGATTTCATGATCTGGCAGTCGGTCTACTCCGAACTCTACTTCACCGACGTCAACTGGCGGGACTTCCGCGAGCGCGACTACCTCCGGGCGCTCCGGGACTACCAGAACCGACAGCGCCGCTACGGCAAGTGA
- the uppS gene encoding polyprenyl diphosphate synthase, translating into MSSRTRTLLNRTYERLLQREVDGAPSHVAVIQDGNRRYADEHGKDAADGHRAGAETTEDVLDWCAECGVEELTLYTFSTENFDRPPGEREHLFGMLEEKLHEFAEADRVHDSEVRIRAIGETGRLPDSLRDAIDYAERRTRAYDELTLNIALAYGGRTELLGAARNAARAVESGDLAPGDIDVEEVEHRLANGPARDVDLIIRTGGDERTSNFLPWHANGNEAAVFFCTPYWPAFAKKDFLRAIRTYESREHSWRRTRARRALALVRAAGGAELDEARAIVERLAEYLPRGALDGIETADADPDPVASD; encoded by the coding sequence ATGTCCTCGCGCACCCGGACCCTCCTGAACCGGACCTACGAGCGACTGTTGCAACGCGAGGTCGACGGCGCGCCGAGCCACGTCGCGGTGATACAGGACGGCAACCGACGCTACGCCGACGAGCACGGCAAGGACGCCGCCGACGGCCACCGCGCGGGGGCCGAAACCACCGAAGACGTCCTCGATTGGTGTGCCGAGTGCGGCGTCGAGGAGCTCACCCTCTATACCTTCTCGACCGAGAACTTCGACCGGCCGCCCGGCGAGCGCGAGCACCTCTTCGGGATGCTCGAGGAGAAACTCCACGAATTCGCCGAGGCCGACCGCGTCCACGACTCCGAGGTCCGGATTCGCGCCATCGGCGAGACCGGCCGCCTCCCCGACTCCCTCCGCGACGCCATCGACTACGCCGAGCGGCGGACGCGAGCCTACGACGAACTCACCCTCAATATCGCGCTCGCCTACGGCGGTCGCACCGAACTCCTCGGGGCGGCGCGCAACGCCGCCCGGGCGGTCGAATCCGGCGACCTCGCACCCGGCGACATCGACGTCGAGGAGGTCGAACACCGGCTCGCCAACGGCCCCGCCCGCGACGTCGACCTCATCATCCGGACCGGCGGCGACGAGCGCACCTCGAACTTCCTGCCGTGGCACGCCAACGGCAACGAGGCCGCGGTCTTCTTCTGTACCCCCTACTGGCCCGCGTTCGCGAAGAAGGATTTCTTGCGCGCGATCCGAACCTACGAGTCGCGCGAACACTCCTGGCGGCGGACCCGCGCGCGGCGCGCGCTCGCGCTGGTTCGGGCGGCCGGCGGCGCGGAACTCGACGAGGCCCGCGCCATCGTCGAGCGGCTGGCCGAGTACCTCCCGCGTGGCGCGCTCGACGGCATCGAGACCGCCGACGCCGACCCCGACCCGGTCGCTTCGGACTGA
- a CDS encoding cold-shock protein, protein MASGTVDFFNDTGGYGFIESDDSEEDVFFHMEDVGGPDLEEGQEVEFDIVQADKGPRAENLERL, encoded by the coding sequence ATGGCGTCAGGTACGGTTGACTTCTTCAACGACACGGGCGGCTACGGCTTCATCGAAAGCGACGACTCCGAGGAAGATGTGTTCTTCCACATGGAGGACGTCGGCGGCCCGGACTTGGAGGAAGGACAGGAGGTAGAGTTCGACATCGTGCAGGCTGACAAGGGACCGCGGGCGGAGAACCTGGAGCGGCTGTAA
- a CDS encoding cold-shock protein translates to MAEGTVDFFNDTGGYGFIETDEADEDVFFHMEDVGGPDLEEGQEVEFDIVQADKGPRAENLERL, encoded by the coding sequence ATGGCAGAAGGAACTGTGGACTTCTTCAACGACACGGGCGGCTACGGCTTCATCGAGACCGACGAGGCCGATGAGGACGTGTTCTTCCACATGGAAGACGTCGGCGGCCCGGACCTCGAAGAGGGACAGGAAGTCGAGTTCGACATCGTGCAGGCCGACAAAGGCCCGCGCGCCGAGAACCTCGAACGGCTGTAA
- a CDS encoding DUF5778 family protein translates to MSELIDEDLYRRAKALLEPGEIELNGLVLHTDFDQSEESLMHRTTVEVGDTIATHAETGDTYVFSGTDDPDYGLNQHQGLTLADDDFVWECQQLLREGTYDVVFYYEASADHEAILDDLRDAGHEVTGVEG, encoded by the coding sequence ATGAGCGAACTCATCGACGAGGACCTCTACCGACGGGCGAAGGCGCTGCTCGAACCCGGCGAGATCGAACTCAACGGACTCGTGCTCCACACCGACTTCGACCAGAGCGAGGAGAGCCTGATGCATCGAACGACTGTCGAGGTGGGAGACACCATCGCCACCCACGCCGAGACGGGCGACACCTACGTCTTCTCTGGTACCGACGACCCCGACTACGGCCTGAACCAGCACCAAGGACTCACCCTCGCCGACGACGACTTCGTCTGGGAGTGCCAGCAGCTCCTCCGCGAGGGAACCTACGACGTGGTCTTCTACTACGAGGCGAGCGCCGACCACGAGGCCATCCTCGACGACCTCCGGGATGCGGGCCACGAGGTCACGGGCGTCGAGGGATGA
- the ahbB gene encoding siroheme decarboxylase subunit beta — MNDASAELDLDGFDRAVLNGFQGGFPTVERPFEPAARALRERGIEVSENDLVERVRRLDEAGTLSRFGALIDAEAIGGTATLVAMHADEDEFDAVAEQVNAHREVAHNYEREHPHLNMWFVVSVANEDEVERVLADIADETGEQPYNLPKEHEFRVEAKFLLDGPISDGDLDLSGLGPDVEPSNRNSLTPDERDLVVELQGGLPITATPYRDVADALGADVEWVVATIKRFVLEGKVRRVGVVPNHYALGYTENGMTVWNVPDDLVAEVGPAIAELDFVTHCYQRPRHEGVWPYNFFAMTHGRSEDESQHRVEQVRERMTEFFDVDEDDWDTLFSTRILKKTGIRMAERAAANTDGATAER, encoded by the coding sequence ATGAACGACGCGTCCGCGGAGCTCGACCTCGACGGGTTCGACCGCGCGGTCCTCAACGGCTTTCAGGGCGGGTTTCCGACCGTCGAACGGCCGTTCGAGCCCGCCGCGCGGGCGCTCCGCGAACGCGGCATCGAGGTCTCGGAAAACGACCTCGTCGAGCGGGTCCGACGGCTCGACGAGGCGGGCACCCTCTCGCGCTTCGGCGCGCTGATCGACGCCGAGGCCATCGGCGGCACCGCGACCCTCGTGGCGATGCACGCCGACGAAGACGAATTCGACGCGGTCGCCGAGCAGGTGAACGCCCACCGCGAGGTCGCCCACAACTACGAGCGCGAACACCCCCACCTCAACATGTGGTTCGTGGTTTCGGTGGCCAACGAAGACGAGGTCGAACGAGTGCTCGCCGATATCGCGGACGAGACCGGTGAACAACCCTACAACCTCCCGAAGGAGCACGAGTTCCGGGTCGAGGCGAAGTTCCTGCTCGACGGCCCGATCTCGGATGGCGACCTCGACCTCTCGGGCCTCGGACCCGACGTCGAGCCCAGCAACCGCAACTCGTTGACGCCGGACGAACGCGACCTCGTGGTCGAACTCCAGGGCGGGCTCCCCATCACGGCGACACCCTACCGCGACGTCGCCGACGCGCTCGGGGCGGACGTCGAGTGGGTGGTCGCGACTATCAAGCGGTTCGTCCTCGAAGGCAAGGTCCGGCGGGTCGGCGTGGTGCCGAACCACTACGCGCTGGGCTACACGGAGAACGGGATGACCGTCTGGAACGTGCCCGACGACTTGGTCGCCGAGGTCGGGCCGGCGATCGCCGAGCTCGATTTCGTGACCCACTGCTATCAGCGCCCGCGTCACGAGGGCGTCTGGCCCTACAACTTCTTCGCGATGACCCACGGGCGGAGCGAGGACGAGAGTCAGCACCGGGTCGAACAGGTTCGAGAACGGATGACCGAGTTCTTCGACGTCGACGAGGACGACTGGGACACCCTCTTCTCGACACGCATTCTGAAGAAGACCGGCATCCGGATGGCCGAGCGCGCCGCCGCCAACACCGACGGCGCGACCGCCGAACGATGA